AGGACTTACGGGCACCTCAAAAATTGCCGAAAAGTGGCGTACCGGCAGCTGAAGTTCCCGTGCTTCCGTGCAGACCTTCGGTCTTGAGCGAATCGATCGAGGTGCCGCATAGGAAGACTGACAAGGAGCAAGTTTAGAGTGGGGTTTATGATTAAGAGAGAGGAGGCAGCGAAAATGAGTGGTGTTGTAATAGCAGTCAGCCGGAGTAAAACCCACACATTTACAAAAGTAAATCAGGAAAGTATCCAGCTTCTAACTGGTTTGGGAGTGCAAGATGATTCCCATATGGGCAAGACTGTTCAGCATCGATCGCGAGTAGCTGTCGACCCAAGCCAGACTAATTTACGTCAGGTTCATCTAATTCATGCTGAATTGCATGATGAGTTGCGGGCTTCTGGTTTCGATGTATCTGCAGGGCAGATGGGTGAGAACATCACAACACGTGGCATTAATCTGCTCGCTTTACCAACTGGTACACAGTTACATATAGGCAACAAGGCAGTAGTAGAACTAACGGGTCTGCGAAATCCTTGTACCCAGTTAAATCGATTCCAAGCAGGACTCATGGCAGCAGTATTAGATCGTGACAAACAAGGTAAGCTAATTCGCAAAGCTGGTGTCATGAGTATCGTTGCAGTTGGTGGCGAGGTTAGACCCGGCGATCTAATCCAAATCAAATTGCCTCCTGAACCTTACAAGTCTCTCGATCGGGTCTGAAAGATAATGATTTTAACCCTTTTCCTTCGAATAGTTTCGCCAGCCATCATGTCGATGTAGGGGACAGACAAATTCACCAATGGTGTTGCAAATTACATCTGCTGCCGTTTGTCCTGGACGTTAGGCTTCCCCCGTCCTCCTCAGATAGAATTTATTTGGGGGGTCTTCAGAGGGTGGCTTGCAGGGGGGCGATCTGTTATTCTCCCAGCAAGCACAACACCTGCAACATAACAGGTCGTCGAAATCAACAACCATAACTGAATCTGCAGGGACTTGCCCACCAGCTGAGATGGGTTCATAGATTTTAAGCGGAGACTCCAGTGATTTGAGGGCTAAATCGTAAGTAATTTAGTGCCATTTTAAACATAAGGCTATTGCTAGGCTTGACGAAAGATGGATTCTAGATGAAACACGAGAATGAGTGTAGTGGATTCTCCACATTTCTCACCAACATAGGTGAAATTGCTAGATTAGTCCTTAGTGGTTAGCATTGCTAATAGTCTTAAGTTTTGACCGGATTTAAAACCCTATGTAGCAATGCCAGCCAGACTAATTTTAGAGTAGTAGAACACAACTTTATTTAGGTTGGGTCAATGATTCCCTCACCAATCATTCGCACAC
The sequence above is a segment of the Rubidibacter lacunae KORDI 51-2 genome. Coding sequences within it:
- a CDS encoding MOSC domain-containing protein, whose translation is MSGVVIAVSRSKTHTFTKVNQESIQLLTGLGVQDDSHMGKTVQHRSRVAVDPSQTNLRQVHLIHAELHDELRASGFDVSAGQMGENITTRGINLLALPTGTQLHIGNKAVVELTGLRNPCTQLNRFQAGLMAAVLDRDKQGKLIRKAGVMSIVAVGGEVRPGDLIQIKLPPEPYKSLDRV